Genomic window (Lewinellaceae bacterium):
TTTTTGATGGCGGATTCGATGGAAGGGTTCTGATAGCGCATGGCCAGTTCCACCACATACTCTTCCCCTAGTATTTCTTGTACCCCTTCGGCTACTCTTTCACCGTACACCTTCAGCGGGGAGCCTTCTTCCGTCCACAGCATTTTATAAAGCTTCGAAGAACTGCCGGAGCGGAAAGGCGCAATGATGCCCCGCACCAGCAGGTTGCGCGCCAGCCAGGAATAGTCGATGACCCGCGGGTCGAGCAGGAATTCTTTGAGGTAGCGATAAACTGCGCTGCGGTTGGGGTTGTCGGGAGTGCCCAGGTTGACCAGCAGTACGCCTTTCTTTCCGAATGTCGTCATGTGTTTTATGCCTTAAAAAGTGGATGGTTTTTCAATTTCTTGCACCTGAGCCATGAGGCCGCAGCCACAAAAAACTTCGTGCGGATTTCGTGCCCTGGTGCCTTCGTGGCTCTTAACGCAAAACTCGGAAAGTCTAACAGGCTTGCCAAACCGAAGTTCAAGCCGGAGAAGAATTATGGCCGAAAGCTTGATTTTTTCTTAATTTTGGCGATCATTAAAACAGCTTCCATGAAAAAGCCATTGATCCTTGTTACCAACGATGACGGCATTACCGCTCCCGGCATCCGCGCCCTGGTCAGCGTCGCCCGCCAGTTGGGCGACGTGGTGGTCGTAGCCCCCGACTCCCCGCAATCCGGCATGGGGCACGCCATCACCGTCAGCGCGCCGATCCGCCTCCATCCCGCCGATGTTTTTGAAGGCATTGAAGCCTACGAATGTTCGGGCACCCCGGTCGACTGCGTCAAGCTCGCCAAACACATCATTTTAAAGGACCGCAAACCCGACCTCTGCGTTTCCGGGATCAACCACGGCTCCAATGCCTCCATCAACATCATATACTCGGGTACGCTCTCTGCCGCCATGGAGGCTTCCCTGGAAAGGATACCTTCCATCGGTTTTTCATTGTTGAACTTCAGCCACGACGCTAACTTCAAACCCTCTATGCCCTACGCCAAAAAACTCATGGAATACGTACTGGCCAACGGGCTGGAAGAAGGCAGCCTGCTCAATGTCAACATCCCTGACCTGGAAGAGGGCCAGATCAAAGGCCTGCGCGTCTGCCGACAGGCAGAAGCCCGCTGGGACGAGGAGTTCACGGAAGCCACCGACCCCCGGGGCCAGAAATACTACTGGCTGACCGGCCGCTTCGTCAATGAAGACAAAGGGGACGATACCGATATCTGGGCCCTTCAGAACGACTACATCTCCGTGGTGCCTTCCATGCACGACCTGACCAACTACCGGGCGTTCAAGAGCCTGAAAGCGCTGGAAAGCATATAGTGCTGCAATGCTGGAAAGCATATAGTGCTGCAATTTTGAATTTCATTTCTTGTATAGATGCTGTGGATGCCCAGTGTGAGCATCCATAGCATCAACCGCCCGAAGGGCGTAGTATCGTCCTGCCGCCGTTCCGGTGGCAGGACAAGCATCCATAGCATCTTCACACTACCGGAACGGGTCAGAAAACCTCGGGTCCTGCACCAGTTGCTCGTCGGTCAGGGTTTTGAGGAAAGCCACCAGGGCAGCTTTTTCCATGGCATCGAGGTTCAGCCGCTGTGGGTTCCCATCCGGGCCGATCAGTTTGGGGTCCAGCTTGGCGTGGGCCTGGATGCCGCTGTTGTAGTGCTCGACCACCTCTTCCAGGGTATTGAACCGGCCGTCGTGCATATAGGGGGCGGTGAGGGCGATGTTGCGCAAGCTGGGGATTTTGAACTGGCCGTCGCCCTTGCCCTGATCCTGGTAAACCAGGTCGAGGCCGATGTTGGCCGTTCCTTTTATGTCAGAGCCGCCATACGGGTCGCCCGGGCCATCCGGGGCGCTGAAGTTGGGGCCGCTGTGGCAGGAAGAACACTTTGCCCGTTCGCTTTGGAAAAGCGACATGCCCATTTTTTCCAGCTCGGAAAATGCGGCAAAGTTGTTCTCCTGGGCGTGGTCAAACTTGCTGTTGGCCGTGATCATGGAACTCAGAAACTGGGTCAGTGCCTGGGCAATGCGGTCTTCGGTAACCTGGGGCGTGCCAAAAGCCGCCTCGAAGAGCGGCGGGTAATAGCTGGACTTCGCCAGTTTTTGAGACAACACTTCCATCGATTCCATCCCCATCTCGATGTGGTTTTGCACGGGCTTGATGACCATCTCCCGCAAAGACGCAATGCGGGAATCCCAGAACAGGTTGTTGTTCAAGGCTACATTGACAATGCCCATGGAGTTGCGGGGCGTGACTTTGCCGCCAAAGCCTTCGCTGCCCTTTTTGCCGTCGGCGAAAGCAGACTCCTGGCGGTGGCAGGAACCACAAGCCACGGAGTTGTTGATGGAAAGCTGGCGGTCGTAAAACAGGACCCTGCCCAGCGTGGCGCCGGCGTCGGTGACGTTTTGCAACTCAAATGCATTGCCTGAACCAAATGGTGGAGCAACGAAATTGATCAACCCCTGGTGATCCACTACTACGCCGCCGTTGGTGAAATCATCGGCAACAGCAAAAGGCATTTCTACATTGCTGTAATTGTAAAAAGACTCCGGCAGGACAGGGGCCGCCATTTCCGGCGCCGGCTCCCTGGAAGTTTCACAGGCCACCAGCACCGCTAACAGGCCGAGCACCGGCCAACGGAAGAGGTAAAATGCGTTTTTCATAACATCAAAGGCTTTATAGGTGAAAAAATTAGTGTTATTTCTTTTTTCGGGGCCGCCACACATTCAGCAGCAGAGCTACCGGCGGCACGACCTGCAAACGGGGGATTCCCTCATTGGTGTCGAGGCCCAACCAAAGGGAAACTTCGGTGGACAGGCTTACCGTGCGGTTGATAAAAAACTCGAAGCCCCAGGTCGGCCCCAGGCCGATGAAACCGGTCTCCACGTCCTTTTCTCCCGGCAGGTTGAAGTCGCCACCGGAGATGGCCATGTCCCATGCCATGGAATACGACCAGCGGTCGGCAATCTGACGCCGCCGTTCCAATCCCATCCGGAAATTGAAATGGTTTTGAGCCTCGTCAGCGGTGAGGCTGGCGTCTACATCCCAGCCCAGGGCCAGGCGAAAGGCCCGGTCCTTATCGGTATATACCCGGTAAGTGATGAAATAGGGCCCCAGCACCTTGGGGTTGCTGCGGTTGAACGGCGCCACCTGCACCAGCAAGGGGGAAGCATTCAACCCGATGGAATGGTAGCGCCCTTCGGGCTGCTGGCCAGCAGATTCCTGGGCGGACACCGAAGCGCCCAGCGACCATAAGAATAAAAAAAAGCAGAGCCTGGGCATAGGTTCAGAATTTGAAGATGACGTACAACGAACTGGGCAGCACCGGCGAAATATCCACTCCTTTCGATTTGATGACCGTGGGTTGAGTAGGGTTATCAGCCGGGTCTTCTTCGCGCCCCGATACGTAAAAAGCGTAGAGGAAAGACTCGGTGGAAAAACTCACCCTGGGGCTGAGGTGGAACAGCATGCCCAATGCCGGGCCACCTCCCAGCCCGATCTCCCTCGAACTTACCGTAATATCCTGAGGAAAACTGGTCAGGCGCACCGATTCTTCCAGGTAACGGCCCGCCAGGTCGAGGCCCCAGAATAAGGTAAAGCGGGCCCCAAAAGCCTGTCTCCACTCGTATCCGCCCCGCATTTCCAGTTGCCGGTTGGAAGTGATCCGGTCTCCGAAAGAGAAAAATTCCGAGCGGCGTTGAAAGCGGCCGCCAATGCCCAGCCGCAATGCCCGGTTGGAACGGCTGAATTTCAGGCCAAACAGATAGGGGTCGGCAGGTAGCCCTTGCCCGCCACTGTTGAAGAACCCTGCCAGTGTAGCGGTAATATTCAGCCCCAGTTCCCGGGCAGAGGAATCGCTGATCCACAACGACTCCTGGGCGGAGAGAACCTTCAATCCACAAAGCAATAACAAGGTAAAGAGGGCGCGCATAGGCAAT
Coding sequences:
- the surE gene encoding 5'/3'-nucleotidase SurE; the protein is MKKPLILVTNDDGITAPGIRALVSVARQLGDVVVVAPDSPQSGMGHAITVSAPIRLHPADVFEGIEAYECSGTPVDCVKLAKHIILKDRKPDLCVSGINHGSNASINIIYSGTLSAAMEASLERIPSIGFSLLNFSHDANFKPSMPYAKKLMEYVLANGLEEGSLLNVNIPDLEEGQIKGLRVCRQAEARWDEEFTEATDPRGQKYYWLTGRFVNEDKGDDTDIWALQNDYISVVPSMHDLTNYRAFKSLKALESI
- a CDS encoding cytochrome-c peroxidase — its product is MKNAFYLFRWPVLGLLAVLVACETSREPAPEMAAPVLPESFYNYSNVEMPFAVADDFTNGGVVVDHQGLINFVAPPFGSGNAFELQNVTDAGATLGRVLFYDRQLSINNSVACGSCHRQESAFADGKKGSEGFGGKVTPRNSMGIVNVALNNNLFWDSRIASLREMVIKPVQNHIEMGMESMEVLSQKLAKSSYYPPLFEAAFGTPQVTEDRIAQALTQFLSSMITANSKFDHAQENNFAAFSELEKMGMSLFQSERAKCSSCHSGPNFSAPDGPGDPYGGSDIKGTANIGLDLVYQDQGKGDGQFKIPSLRNIALTAPYMHDGRFNTLEEVVEHYNSGIQAHAKLDPKLIGPDGNPQRLNLDAMEKAALVAFLKTLTDEQLVQDPRFSDPFR